One window of Scheffersomyces stipitis CBS 6054 chromosome 1, whole genome shotgun sequence genomic DNA carries:
- the YFH7.2 gene encoding Predicted panthothenate kinase/uridine kinase-related protein: MTFVEIKDYEIATLVERVIKLQESRSANERAIITIAGVPGSGKSTISQKVCSEVNKRIGRKTVAVLGQDGFHYYRSQLKIMEDPEEAFDRRGAPFTFNSELLLKLTNEIKRNTYEVIYAPSFDHKDKDPIENSIEITPEIRVILLEGNYVHLNEGNWREICSLSDERWLVAVDLDVIVDRLIKRHLEAGICSSIVDSKRRVENNDLKNAQYVVSHSITPDIVIRTSVNL; this comes from the coding sequence ATGACATTTGTAGAAATTAAAGACTATGAAATTGCTACGTTGGTAGAAAGGGTAATTAAATTACAAGAGTCCCGTAGTGCGAACGAGCGAGCAATTATCACTATTGCTGGTGTACCTGGTTCAGGCAAATCAACAATTAGCCAAAAGGTTTGTTCTGAAGTCAACAAGCGAATCGGAAGAAAAACTGTCGCTGTTCTTGGACAGGATGGTTTTCATTACTACCGCTCCCAGTTGAAAATAATGGAAGATCCCGAGGAGGCATTTGACAGAAGAGGTGCTCCTTTTACTTTCAATAGTGAGTTATTACTTAAACTAACTAATGAAATTAAAAGGAATACTTATGAAGTAATTTATGCTCCAAGTTTTGATCATAAAGATAAGGATCCAATTGAGAACTCGATAGAGATAACTCCAGAAATAAGAGTTATCCTCTTAGAAGGGAACTATGTTCATTTGAACGAGGGCAACTGGAGGGAAATTTGTTCCTTGTCCGATGAAAGATGGTTGGTTGCAGTTGACTTGgatgttattgttgatcGGTTGATTAAAAGACATCTTGAAGCTGGCATTTGTAGCTCGATAGTTGATTCTaaacgaagagttgaaaacaatgatttgaagaatgccCAATATGTGGTTAGTCACTCCATTACTCCTGATATAGTTATTAGAACTAGTGTAAATTTATAG
- a CDS encoding predicted protein gives DPKVFAPKAVANPPAELGFRLKLIVQLVKAYRQHHPDIQTPITRAIEEEYKVAKVSSRTTYSASIKKVIYAALHPEKAKTPKENGPTEEQYKRLLSELVIPVEKLEKFGFIMRSPETITPSRIRTCHRCGAEFTRDEQLSPVQCQYHAGRVRKTDFGRVYECCQSEVSSGDTHPCTVSNMHVFYWQNKEEMEWSIPFQNTDRLFGESKGSLFAIGIDCEMGYTTRGSELLRVTAVDFFSGKDVLDIFVRPYGEVVDLNTRYSGVSEIKPEAVSFHEMLNQLGHIMDKNTILVGHGLENDMNAMRLIHNRIIDTSILYPKHKATPTFKFSLKDLAFQYLSRVIQTGEHDSSEDSLAAIDIVKYFIKKDIQ, from the coding sequence GATCCAAAAGTATTTGCTCCAAAGGCAGTAGCAAACCCACCAGCAGAACTTGGCTTTAGATTGAAGCTAATAGTACAACTTGTAAAGGCTTATAGACAGCACCATCCTGATATCCAAACTCCTATAACACGGGCCATAGAGGAAGAATACAAAGTAGCTAAAGTTTCATCTAGAACGACTTACTCAGCATCGATCAAGAAAGTGATCTATGCGGCTCTTCATCCAGAGAAAGCTAAGACGCCCAAGGAGAACGGGCCCACAGAAGAGCAATACAAAAGGCTATTGTCCGAACTCGTCATCCCCGTGGAGAAACTTGAGAAGTTCGGCTTTATAATGAGATCTCCAGAGACTATTACTCCAAGTAGAATTCGCACATGCCATAGATGTGGTGCGGAGTTCACCCGTGACGAACAGCTTCTGCCGGTTCAATGTCAGTACCATGCGGGCAGGGTGAGAAAGACAGATTTTGGCAGAGTTTACGAATGCTGTCAGTCCGAAGTCAGTCTGGGTGATACCCATCCGTGTACAGTATCCAATATGCATGTGTTTTACTGGCAGAATaaggaagaaatggagTGGTCTATTCCTTTCCAGAATACAGATAGACTCTTTGGTGAGAGTAAAGGGTCCttatttgcaattggtaTAGATTGTGAGATGGGGTACACCACCAGAGGACTGGAGCTCTTGAGAGTGACAGCAGTagacttcttctctggcAAAGACGTTTTGGATATCTTTGTAAGACCGTACGGAGAAGTAGTAGACTTAAATACGCGTTATTCTGGTGTATCTGAAATAAAGCCCGAGGCAGTATCTTTCCATGAGATGCTCAATCAATTGGGCCATATCATGGACAAGAACACGATTCTAGTCGGCCATGGACTTGAGAACGATATGAATGCCATGAGACTTATCCATAATAGAATTATCGATACGTCTATCTTGTATCCTAAACACAAGGCCACTCCTACCTTCAAATTCAGTTTAAAAGACCTCGCATTCCAGTATCTCAGCCGTGTAATCCAAACAGGAGAACACGACAGTAGTGAAGATTCGCTAGCAGCCATTGACATTGTAAAATATTTTATCAAAAAGGATATTCAG
- the MSH6 gene encoding Mismatch repair ATPase MSH6 (MutS family) (Required for mismatch repair in mitosis & meiosis, low levels of postmeiotic segregation & high spore viability forms complex with Msh2p to repair both single-base & insertion-deletion mispairs redundant with Msh3p in repair of in-dels): MSKVRKPSTPLRSGSAAVKNGSASSSSKLKQSSLMSFFKPASKPDSEKTKDSANPTMTQPPASSSPLRAKSEQSRQNSNEASDTLNTSVLASEADSHSDKENENQIMSEHNARKPKPLAENHLNSSPLVKRRSASRSVSYAESDSEDEAVNQTSRKRRKVIESDDDEEDDFKPAEEDDDDDDMSDFIVDDDKESEPEIEEDDEDDFAEETPRSKKSKSKSSSSSSRSSPSKESSISSNVLGDKFKAGSSYKATQPATKPKSITPVKTTPKKNFSKENEERYQWLVDVRDAEKRTTDDPNYDPRTLHVPQSAWSKFTAFEKQYWEIKSKMYNTVVFFKKGKFYELYENDATIANTEFDLKIAGGGRANMKLAGIPEMSFEYWAKEFISHGYKVAKVDQVESLLAKEMRGGGTKEEKIIKRELTGVLTGGTLTDMDMISDDMAVYCLSVKEEILDDGSKIFGVVFVDTATSEVNFIEFPDDAECTKLETLITQIKPKEILCMKGNLCSIAVKILKFNAQGHQIWNQLNPISEFWDYDTTCENLVSAKYYDAEDLDDYSNYPPTLIDYKDNHKVAFGAFGGLLFYLRSLKLDSSIMTLGHISEYQISKNSSTHMLLDGITLNNLEILSNSFDGGDKGTLFKLINKASTPFGKRAMKSLVLHPLMKINEINERYDAIEYLMNEGLELRSKLEQTLTSLPDLERLLARIHSKTLKFKDFLKVVESFEGISKSLGPLHEFIPEESGALFKHLKSFPRELPELVSQWDDAFDREEAKKDVVVPTEGVDAEFDDSQCKMKILEDKLEQYLKEYKRTYKSHEVVYRDSGKEIYLIELPNKLVKQVPNDWQQMGSTSKVKRYWSPEVKRTARELMEQRELHKMVCESLKSRMYERFDAHYKTWLKAVHSLGKIDCILALTRTSETIGYPSCRPEFVDSEKGQIEFRELRHPCFLASSDFIPNDVILGGSEANFGLLTGANAAGKSTLMRTTALAVILAQIGCFVPASSAKLSTVDKIMTRLGANDNIMQGKSTFFVELSETKKIISNATTRSLVILDELGRGGSSSDGFAIAESTLHHLATHIQPLGFFAIHYGTLGLSFQNHPQIKPLRMAIIIDNNSRNITFLYKLEEGTAPGSFGMNVASMCGIANTIVDSAEVAAKEYEQTSKLKKTHKNNSLGLGLQSDFSWFAQGRTSILSSDILNYSEDVKQGALSSIFGMIEKL; encoded by the exons ATGTCGAAGGTTCGCAAACCCTCCACACCATTGAGATCTGGTTCAGCTGCTGTGAAGAATGGCTCTGCCAGCTCTTCATCTAAACTTAAGCAGCTGAGCTTGATGTCTTTCTTCAAGCCAGCTTCCAAACCAGATTCTGAAAAGACAAAAGATAGTGCCAACCCGACCATGACTCAACCTCCGGCTTCATCCTCGCCCTTGAGAGCCAAATCGGAACAATCAAGACAGAATCTGAACGAAGCTTCAGATACGTTGAATACTTCTGTATTGGCCAGTGAAGCTGATTCTCATTCAGATAAGGAAAACGAAAACCAAATCATGTCCGAACACAACGCT CGAAAGCCCAAACCGTTGGCCGAGAATCACCTCAATTCAAGTCCGTTAGTCAAACGTCGTTCTGCATCTCGTAGCGTCAGCTACGCTGAGTCAGATAGCGAAGACGAAGCTGTCAATCAAACATCAAGGAAGAGGAGAAAGGTTATAGAAagtgatgatgacgaagagGATGATTTCAAACCggctgaagaagatgacgatgacgatgataTGAGCGACTTCATCGTTGATGATGATAAGGAAAGTGAGCCTgagatagaagaagatgatgaagatgacttTGCAGAAGAGACGCCAAGATCtaagaagtccaagtccaagtcaAGTTCGTCCTCATCCAGAAGCTCTCCTTCAAAGGAATCTTCTATTTCCAGTAACGTTCTAGGCGATAAATTCAAGGCTGGTTCCTCGTATAAAGCCACTCAACCTGCTACTAAGCCAAAATCTATTACTCCAGTTAAAACAactccaaagaagaacttctccaaagaaaacgaagagaGATACCAATGGCTCGTAGATGTCAGAGATGCAGAAAAGAGAACTACAGATGACCCCAACTACGATCCTCGAACATTGCACGTACCCCAATCTGCTTGGTCGAAATTTACTGCGTTTGAAAAACAGTACTGGGAAATCAAGTCTAAGATGTACAACACTGTagttttcttcaagaaaggTAAGTTCTACGAATTATACGAAAACGATGCTACGATTGCCAACActgaatttgatttgaaAATAGCTGGCGGAGGACGGGCCAACATGAAGTTGGCGGGCATTCCTGAGATGTCGTTTGAGTACTGGGCAAAAGAGTTTATTAGCCATGGATACAAAGTCGCTaaagttgatcaagtagAAAGTCTTTTAGCAAAAGAGATGAGAGGTGGCGGTactaaagaagaaaagattatCAAAAGAGAGTTGACTGGTGTCTTGACCGGGGGCACCTTAACTGACATGGATATGATCAGTGATGATATGGCAGTATACTGCTTGAGtgtcaaggaagaaatcttgGATGACGGAAGCAAAATCTTTGGTGTTGTGTTTGTAGATACTGCTACTTCTGAAGTGAATTTCATTGAGTTCCCAGACGATGCCGAATGcaccaagttggaaacCTTGATTACGCAAATCAAGCCCAAAGAGATCTTGTGTATGAAAGGAAACTTGTGTTCAATTGCagtgaagatattgaagttcaatgCACAGGGACATCAAATCTGGAACCAATTGAACCCAATTTCTGAGTTCTGGGACTATGATACCACCTGTGAGAACTTAGTTTCAGCCAAATATTATGATGCCGAGGACTTAGATGATTATTCTAACTATCCTCCGACATTAATTGATTACAAAGACAACCATAAGGTTGCATTCGGTGCATTTGGTGGTTTGCTTTTTTATTTGAGGTCATTGAAATTAGATAGCAGTATCATGACTTTGGGTCATATTTCGGAATATCAGATTTCTAAGAATTCAAGTACTCATATGTTATTGGATGGTATCACCCTCAACAATTTGGAGATATTAAGCAACTCTTTCGATGGCGGAGACAAGGGTACgttgttcaaattgatcaacaagGCTTCCACACCATTTGGGAAAAGAGCAATGAAGTCATTGGTATTACACCCACTTATGAAAATCAATGAAATTAATGAACGATATGATGCCATAGAATACTTGATGAACGAGGGCCTTGAATTGAGAAGTAAATTGGAACAAACATTGACTTCCTTGCCAGATTTGGAGAGGCTCTTGGCTAGAATTCATAGTAAAACTTTGAAATTCAAGGATTTCTTGAAAGTAGTAGAAAGTTTTGAAGGTATTTCTAAATCATTAGGGCCATTGCATGAGTTTATTCCTGAGGAATCAGGAGCTTTGTTCAAACACTTGAAGAGCTTTCCAAGGgaacttccagaacttgtTTCTCAGTGGGACGATGCATTTgacagagaagaagcaaagaaagaCGTTGTTGTCCCAACTGAGGGAGTGGATGCTGAATTTGACGACTCACAATGTAAAATGAAGATTTTAGAAGATAAGCTCGAGCAGTACTTGAAGGAATACAAGAGGACCTACAAATCTCATGAAGTGGTCTACAGAGATTCCGGTAAGGAAATCTACTTGATTGAACTTCCAaacaagttggtcaagCAAGTTCCAAATGACTGGCAACAGATGGGATCAACTTCTAAGGTGAAGCGATACTGGTCGCCAGAAGTTAAGAGAACTGCAAGAGAATTGATGGAACAGCGTGAATTGCACAAGATGGTATGTGAATCATTGAAAAGTAGAATGTACGAGAGATTTGACGCACATTATAAGACGTGGTTGAAAGCAGTTCATTCATTAGGTAAGATTGATTGCATACTTGCATTGACTAGAACTTCTGAAACCATTGGGTATCCATCATGCAGACCAGAGTTTGTTGATTCGGAAAAAGGTCAAATTGAATTTAGAGAACTCAGACATCCTTGTTTCCTCGCAAGCTCTGATTTTATTCCTAATGATGTTATCCTTGGAGGATCAGAGGCAAATTTTGGATTATTGACAGGAGCAAATGCTGCTGGTAAATCAACCTTGATGAGAACAACAGCTTTGGCAGTGATATTGGCCCAGATTGGTTGTTTTGTCCCTGCGTCGAGTGCCAAATTAAGCACTGTTGACAAGATTATGACTCGTTTAGGGGCTAATGACAACATCATGCAAGGTAAATCTACTTTCTTTGTAGAATTATCAGAAACTAAGAAGATCATCAGCAACGCGACTACAAGATCGTTGGTCATTTTAGATGAATTGGGAAGAGGTGGGTCTAGTAGTGATGGCTTTGCTATCGCGGAATCAACTTTGCACCATTTGGCAACGCACATTCAACCGCTAGGCTTCTTTGCAATACACTATGGTACGTTGGGATTGTCGTTCCAAAATCATCCCCAAATTAAGCCACTCAGAATGGCAATCATAATTGACAACAACTCTAGAAATATCACATTTTTGtacaaacttgaagaaggtacaGCTCCAGGCTCATTTGGTATGAATGTAGCTTCCATGTGTGGTATAGCGAATACCATTGTGGATCTGGCAGAAGTGGCAGCCAAAGAATACGAACAGAcgtcgaagttgaagaagactcaTAAGAATAACAGCCTTGGTTTAGGATTGCAGAGTGACTTTTCTTGGTTTGCTCAAGGTCGGACCTCCATTTTGAGTCTGGATATTTTGAACTACAGCGAGGATGTCAAGCAAGGAGCTCTCTCAAGTATTTTTGGAATGATCGAAAAGTTATAG
- the XUT3 gene encoding sugar transporter, putative (Xylose UpTake (tentative) Predicted transporter (major facilitator superfamily) with sequence similarity to similar) codes for MREVGILDVAHGNVVTIMMKDPVVFLVILFASLGGLLFGYDQGVISGIVTMESFGAKFPRIFMDADYKGWFVSTFLLCAWFGSIINTPIVDRFGRRDSITISCVIFVIGSAFQCAGINTSMLFGGRAVAGLAVGQLTMVVPMYMSELAPPSVRGGLVVIQQLSITIGIMISYWLDYGTHFIGGTRCAPSHPYQGETFNPNVDVPPGGCYGQSDASWRIPFGVQIAPAVLLGIGMIFFPRSPRWLLSKGRDEEAWSSLKYLRRKSHEDQVEREFAEIKAEVVYEDKYKEKRFPGKTGVALTLTGYWDILTTKSHFKRVFIGSAVMFFQQFIGCNAIIYYAPTIFTQLGMNSTTTSLLGTGLYGIVNCLSTLPAVFLIDRCGRKTLLMAGAIGTFISLVIVGAIVGKYGDRLSEFKTAGRTAIAFIFIYDVNFSYSWAPIGWVLPSEIFPIGIRSNAISITTSSTWMNNFIIGLVTPHMLETMKWGTYIFFAAFAIIAFFFTWLIIPETKGVPLEEMDAVFGDTAALQEKNLVTITSVSESDAKDRNSIEMSE; via the coding sequence ATGAGAGAAGTTGGTATTCTTGATGTTGCCCATGGCAACGTTGTAACTATAATGATGAAAGATCCAGTAGTATTTTTGGTGATTTTATTTGCATCCCTTGGAGGTTTGCTTTTTGGTTATGATCAAGGGGTTATTAGTGGCATTGTCACAATGGAATCTTTTGGTGCAAAATTCCCCAGAATTTTTATGGATGCCGATTACAAGGGTTGGTTTGTGTCTACTTTTTTGCTATGCGCATGGTTTGGCTCTATTATTAATACTCCAATTGTTGATAGGTTTGGAAGACGTGATTCTATCACAATCTCTTGTGTTATTTTTGTCATTGGTTCTGCGTTCCAATGTGCTGGCATTAATACAAGTATGTTATTTGGTGGGCGTGCTGTTGCTGGTCTTGCAGTCGGTCAATTAACCATGGTAGTTCCAATGTACATGTCGGAATTGGCTCCTCCATCGGTGAGAGGTGGGTTGGTTGTAATTCAGCAACTTTCGATTACAATTGGTATCATGATTTCCTATTGGTTGGATTATGGCACTCATTTTATTGGAGGTACTAGATGTGCTCCTAGTCACCCATACCAAGGTGAAACTTTTAACCCTAATGTGGATGTTCCTCCAGGTGGCTGCTATGGTCAAAGTGATGCCAGTTGGAGAATTCCTTTTGGTGTTCAGATTGCTCCAGCAGTGTTGTTGGGTATTGGAATGATATTTTTCCCAAGATCTCCCAGATGGTTACTCTCTAAAGGTCGCGACGAAGAAGCTTGGAGCTCTTTGAAATAtctcagaagaaagagtcATGAGGATCAAGTCGAAAGAGAGTTTGCTGAAATTAAGGCAGAGGTCGTTTATGAAGACAAGTACAAGGAAAAGAGATTCCCTGGTAAGACTGGAGTTGCTTTAACACTTACTGGATACTGGGATATTCTTACTACTAAATCTCACTTCAAGAGAGTTTTTATTGGATCAGCTGTCAtgttcttccaacaattcaTTGGCTGCAATGCAATAATTTATTACGCACCTACAATTTTCACACAATTGGGAATGAACTCTACAACTACTTCCTTGCTTGGTACTGGTCTTTATGGTATTGTTAATTGTCTTTCCACCCTTCCAGCAGTGTTCTTGATCGATAGATGTGGAAGAAAGACTTTGTTAATGGCAGGTGCTATTGGAACTTTTATTTCCTTGGTTATTGTCGGCGCAATCGTTGGCAAGTATGGCGATCGTTTATCTGAATTCAAGACAGCAGGGAGAACTGCAAttgctttcattttcatttatgATGTGAATTTCTCGTACAGTTGGGCTCCAATTGGATGGGTTTTACCCTCAGAGATTTTCCCAATCGGCATCAGATCCAATGCCATCTCCATAACTACCTCATCTACTTGGATGAATAATTTTATTATTGGCTTGGTCACTCCACATATGTTAGAAACAATGAAGTGGGGCACTTACATTTTTTTTGCAGCGTTTGCTATTATTGCGTTCTTTTTCACTTGGCTTATCATCCCGGAAACCAAGGGAGTTccattggaagaaatggatGCCGTGTTTGGCGATACTGCAGCATTGCAGGAAAAGAATTTGGTTACCATTACGTCAGTTTCTGAATCTGACGCCAAGGATCGCAACTCGATTGAAATGTCAGAATAA
- the MPG2 gene encoding Probable mannose-1-phosphate guanyltransferase (GTP-mannose-1-phosphate guanylyltransferase) (GDP-mannose pyrophosphorylase): MTIKAVILVGGETTGTRFRPLSMESPKVLFPICGKPLVSHVIDNLVSQLSSTEPLEILLIGFFKDSSKFDDYIKIKNKQYPDVKIKYLSEPNSMGTAGGLYYFREEIFGDETCEKLLVIHGDVICNYPFKQLLDFYDAENSSAVILGIDPVLLMNNFHNKKQIQNQDQSSFVTYDKDRIFSLYGTIIAKKANNEVVHYVEKPTSKISKFRMETDYNVLLNGGIYVFNRNVLSELETAHVRHKDPSTYFEFHDDLEEDNVDDKSISLELDILRTLPTTPNTKFSTYKSNSFWYQLKTPVSALMANNFFLEQLLQNDQYKTLEPPSAGVVPPVLSVGSCLQNTATYKIGPNVSIGKNVTIGRGVRIINSIISNNVTIGDNTFISNSIVSDGVKIGKWCRIEGTITSTTISNDNASNSDGYFKLINNIVILCQNTVVNNQVFVYNSIVLPHKELKSDVKYEIVM, encoded by the coding sequence ATGACTATCAAAGCTGTTATATTAGTCGGAGGAGAGACTACCGGTACCAGGTTCAGACCCCTTTCTATGGAGTCACCTAAGGTGTTATTTCCAATCTGCGGAAAACCGCTTGTGTCTCATGTTATCGACAATTTGGTTTCTCAATTGAGCTCCACTGAGCCTTTAGAGATCCTCTTGATaggtttcttcaaggaCTCATCCAAGTTCGATGACTacatcaaaatcaaaaataagCAATATCCCGAtgtcaagatcaagtaCCTCTCCGAACCAAACTCAATGGGCACTGCGGGGGGTCTCTATTACTTCAGAGAGGAGATCTTTGGTGATGAAACATGCGAGAAATTGTTGGTTATCCATGGCGATGTGATCTGTAACTATCCGTTCAAACAATTGCTCGATTTCTACGATGCCGAAAACTCATCGGCTGTTATTCTAGGTATCGATCCTGTTCTTTTGATGAACAATTTCCACAATAAGAAGCAGATCCAAAACCAGGATCAAAGTTCATTTGTCACCTACGACAAGGACAGGATCTTCAGTTTGTATGGTACTATCATAGCCAAAAAGGCTAACAATGAAGTAGTTCATTACGTCGAAAAGCCCACGTCTAAGATCTCCAAATTCCGCATGGAAACAGACTATAACGTCTTGCTCAATGGAGGTATCTATGTATTCAACAGAAACGTCCTCAGTGAGTTGGAGACTGCCCATGTCCGCCACAAAGACCCATCTACttattttgaatttcaCGACGATCTTGAAGAGGATAATGTCGACGACAAAAGTATTTCCTTAGAATTAGATATCTTGAGAACTTTGCCAACTACACCAAACACCAAGTTTTCCACTTACAAGTCCAATAGCTTTTGGTACCAATTGAAGACTCCAGTATCAGCGTTGATGGCtaacaacttcttcttagaGCAATTGTTGCAGAATGACCAATACAAGACTCTTGAGCCTCCATCTGCTGGTGTGGTCCCACCTGTTCTTTCCGTTGGTTCATGCTTGCAGAATACAGCTACGTATAAGATTGGTCCAAACGTATCAATCGGCAAAAATGTCACGATTGGAAGAGGTGTCCGAATTATCAATTCCATCATTTCCAATAACGTAACCATCGGAGACAACACTTTTATCTCCAACTCCATTGTCTCTGATGGTGTCAAGATTGGAAAATGGTGTCGTATCGAAGGTACAATCACCAGCACAACTATCAGCAATGATAATGCCAGTAATTCTGATGgatacttcaagttgattaaCAACATAGTCATCTTATGTCAGAATACAGTTGTTAACAACCAGGTATTTGTCTACAATTCAATTGTGTTGCCACATAAAGAGTTGAAATCAGATGTCAAGTATGAAATTGTTATGTAA
- a CDS encoding predicted protein: MYFQTANIILGFLSIFATAYNHFSVDESPILRITSKNYDRHLISQALQKAYEDVFALTPNNHALLHLSSNSKINTERECIEKTVISYYLRDLKFITKEFEASECRVNTNNKYKSILQPTSNIHHLFHSSSDNIQIQLEASLMDEIQKSKTLGDIEFNQFDSLDYSLECLIGFQELAQVKMEETDIQTTLEKVIQIPAACGFQKIQSSFEGIHYETVKIDLPVNGTFY, encoded by the coding sequence ATGTATTTCCAAACTGCAAATATAATACTCGGCTTCTTGTCCATATTCGCTACGGCCTATAACCATTTCTCGGTGGATGAGTCGCCAATACTCAGAATCACTTCTAAGAACTACGATCGTCATCTTATCTCACAAGCGCTTCAGAAAGCATACGAAGATGTCTTTGCTTTGACTCCAAACAACCATGCACTTCTCCATCTAAGCAGCAATTCTAAAATTAACACCGAAAGAGAGTGTATTGAGAAGACGGTAATTTCTTACTACTTGAGggacttgaagttcattACTAAGGAATTTGAAGCTTCGGAGTGTAGAgtcaacaccaacaacaagtacaaATCCATCCTCCAGCCAACTTCCAACATTCACCACCTATTCCATTCTAGCCTGGACAATATCCAAATTCAATTAGAGGCAAGCTTAATGGACGAGATTCAAAAACTGAAAACACTTGGTGATATTGAATTCAATCAATTTGATAGTCTCGACTACTCTTTAGAATGTCTTATTGGATTCCAGGAGCTTGCACAAGTAaaaatggaagaaacagataTTCAAACAACATTGGAAAAAGTGATCCAGATCCCAGCTGCCTGTGGGTttcaaaaaattcaaaGTAGTTTTGAAGGCATCCACTACGAAACCGTAAAGATTGACTTACCTGTAAACGGAACATTTTATT